In Lachnospiraceae bacterium, one DNA window encodes the following:
- a CDS encoding DUF4366 domain-containing protein, which produces MNLEKMKQKKSKNSVKKGLLAATTILCLTSPMLQTQSVLAAENTAPAITIEKPDGWRQGETAVAITVDASHMPEGFSITKIEAKAGKDGSWQDVTGNGSISITGNQTVYVRVTDGEGKVYEQNRSIKCYDTEKPTLSASLTDGVLTIQGNDTVSGITSVTVNGTTYTDLKDGMLRVQLTQKDFTTKQIEITVTDGAGNTSEKYVLQNPYYEWAKKQAEKQKTSGDSNGAMATTTSADATGTEKTTTSPLPQDAQASEPTDAKGTVDDRTVTGIEEQLNKEGETADSVTKTATEGTKEFYTISTKSGKIFYLIIDNSKSQDNVYFLTEVSEKDLMNFTLSDSVTLPEVDIVYAEPEKQAEEEKPETTETDEKDKVEDEIQMPEDKSLAGTYLLIGLVAVGAAAGGYYLKVYKPKHEYDDEDEMEEDENESEDSESEKREVDDADEQEEQENAGTEVLKDEDFNDEVLEDEEEEQE; this is translated from the coding sequence ATGAATTTAGAGAAGATGAAACAGAAGAAATCTAAAAATAGCGTGAAAAAAGGATTGCTTGCGGCAACAACGATTCTTTGCTTGACATCGCCTATGTTGCAGACACAGAGTGTGTTAGCGGCAGAGAATACAGCACCCGCAATTACGATTGAAAAGCCAGATGGCTGGAGACAGGGGGAAACGGCAGTCGCAATTACTGTGGATGCCAGTCATATGCCAGAAGGATTTTCTATCACAAAAATTGAAGCGAAAGCTGGGAAAGACGGAAGCTGGCAGGATGTGACAGGGAATGGAAGTATTTCCATTACTGGTAATCAGACGGTCTATGTGCGTGTGACAGATGGTGAGGGGAAGGTCTATGAGCAGAATCGCTCTATTAAGTGTTATGACACAGAAAAGCCTACGCTTTCTGCATCTCTGACAGATGGTGTACTGACGATTCAGGGAAATGATACCGTTTCCGGCATTACTTCTGTGACAGTTAATGGCACCACTTATACAGATCTGAAGGATGGAATGCTGAGAGTGCAACTGACACAGAAAGATTTTACAACAAAACAGATTGAAATCACGGTAACGGATGGTGCCGGAAATACTTCTGAAAAGTATGTGTTGCAGAATCCTTATTATGAATGGGCAAAGAAGCAGGCAGAGAAACAGAAAACTTCAGGTGACAGCAATGGTGCGATGGCAACCACGACCAGTGCAGATGCAACTGGGACTGAGAAAACAACGACTTCACCACTTCCGCAGGATGCACAGGCTTCTGAGCCAACAGATGCAAAAGGAACTGTGGATGATCGGACAGTGACAGGTATTGAGGAACAGCTTAATAAAGAAGGCGAGACAGCAGATTCTGTTACCAAAACAGCTACGGAAGGCACAAAAGAGTTTTATACCATTTCAACTAAGAGTGGTAAGATTTTTTATCTGATCATCGACAATTCAAAATCTCAGGATAATGTGTATTTCCTTACCGAAGTCAGTGAGAAAGACCTGATGAACTTCACACTTTCTGATTCTGTGACACTTCCGGAAGTAGATATTGTTTATGCAGAACCAGAGAAACAGGCTGAAGAAGAAAAGCCGGAAACGACAGAGACAGATGAGAAAGATAAGGTAGAGGATGAAATTCAGATGCCAGAAGACAAAAGTTTGGCAGGGACTTATCTACTGATCGGATTGGTTGCTGTTGGAGCTGCGGCAGGTGGTTATTACTTGAAAGTCTACAAACCGAAACATGAATATGATGATGAAGATGAGATGGAAGAGGATGAAAATGAATCCGAAGATTCAGAGTCAGAAAAACGGGAGGTAGACGATGCAGATGAGCAGGAAGAACAGGAAAATGCAGGGACAGAAGTTTTGAAAGATGAAGATTTCAATGATGAGGTACTAGAAGATGAAGAAGAGGAGCAGGAGTAA
- a CDS encoding DUF4315 family protein, with protein MDSDDGKEKGGVTAVRKGEAMKSLEKATADYEKAKEKMEASKARYEADLKRFKAAEIAKTEAENLEIVKIIRAMDMSIPELEAFKKRMKNELPGRVEIQKEETRSDDEFREDETEEI; from the coding sequence ATGGATTCGGACGATGGTAAGGAAAAGGGCGGTGTAACAGCCGTCCGGAAAGGAGAAGCGATGAAAAGTCTTGAAAAAGCAACGGCAGATTATGAGAAAGCCAAGGAAAAAATGGAAGCATCCAAAGCCAGATATGAAGCAGATTTAAAGCGTTTCAAGGCTGCGGAGATAGCAAAAACAGAAGCGGAAAATCTGGAAATTGTAAAAATTATCCGTGCAATGGATATGAGCATTCCAGAGCTGGAAGCTTTCAAAAAGAGAATGAAAAATGAACTGCCCGGCAGGGTAGAAATACAGAAGGAGGAAACAAGGTCTGATGATGAATTTAGAGAAGATGAAACAGAAGAAATCTAA
- a CDS encoding peptidoglycan DD-metalloendopeptidase family protein has product MKVRDKKVQKMTKDGLVEENLTDKSSVRVSNRVGDVQMGRKQGEKEENLVDKSPRQSERSGKNIRPSVQKSRDAPELIRTEKQSEDFGQCSKQQNRKRIRAEVGKESRLAEKSEAGQSGRLKEKRADLSENRGDSRRNQTGGSKKPKQKQRLKFAYEETGASVKNDKDMEKLNQMDTDGVNFRHQKQKEKAKKFSYEEARKKKEAKQHSKKAQVYQANEGEAPGKKKSRLKFGEGESVKTEKTSVVKKAGSATSAALHREISKNEDDNAAVEGAHKLEESGEGVYRLEQRSARRRKQRASRKRSRLERQAEKQTQAAARQEQKKLKKQIQKQQIKRDYAKAKRSEQTVGTATKGTIDYIKKIGGKVTNFFKENRKVYISVAVLIGLMFLIITNVTSCSAVFLQNVITYTGTSYLSSDQAIREAELYYTQLEANLQERINNMESEEPGHDEYRYDIGPIEHDPFILISYLSAKYEEFTFEQVKPELDALFAEQYHLTTEAVNETVTETATVRVGESLGQVVTSGYCNCPICCGIWSGGPTASGAYPTANHTLAVDASNPFVPMGTKVVMNGVEYTVEDTGAFARYGVQFDVYYDSHAAASAHGHQTWECYLADDNGSNEVEVTRTRDVDVLNVTLNSGNLMSICQDRLGFFQKELFSAYNDTKGNLQMFATPVDFNWYSSVTSYYGYRIHPISGANQLHNGMDIGAPEGTKVMAGLTGTVTTSAYNDSYGNYVVIKDSKGYELRYAHLSSRSVSAGASVTKGDEIGLVGNTGNSTGSHLHIELLKNGERLNPIFYLETGEGAGFGGNEYTSEAAQRLLNEAARYLGTPYVWGGYSPSGFDCSGFVSYCLTHSGVRNTGRLTAQGLYDICTPVSQSEAQPGDLIFFTGTYDAGVPVTHIGIYVGNGQMIHCGHPVQYTSINSPYWQSHFYGFGRW; this is encoded by the coding sequence ATGAAAGTCAGAGACAAGAAAGTCCAGAAGATGACCAAGGATGGTCTGGTGGAAGAAAACCTGACAGATAAATCTTCTGTTCGTGTCAGTAACCGTGTCGGTGATGTGCAGATGGGAAGAAAACAGGGGGAAAAAGAAGAAAACCTTGTGGATAAGTCTCCCCGCCAGTCTGAACGGAGTGGGAAAAATATTCGACCCTCTGTGCAAAAATCCAGAGATGCACCGGAACTGATACGGACAGAGAAGCAAAGTGAGGATTTTGGACAGTGTAGTAAACAGCAAAATAGAAAAAGAATCCGTGCTGAAGTCGGAAAAGAATCCAGACTTGCAGAAAAATCCGAAGCCGGACAGTCAGGGAGACTGAAAGAAAAACGTGCTGATCTATCAGAAAACAGAGGAGACAGCCGGAGAAATCAGACAGGTGGCAGCAAAAAGCCAAAACAAAAACAACGTTTGAAGTTTGCTTATGAGGAAACTGGTGCTTCTGTGAAAAATGACAAAGATATGGAGAAATTGAACCAGATGGATACGGATGGAGTCAATTTCCGCCATCAGAAACAGAAAGAAAAAGCCAAAAAGTTTTCTTATGAAGAAGCAAGAAAGAAAAAGGAAGCAAAGCAGCATTCCAAGAAAGCACAGGTCTATCAGGCAAATGAAGGGGAAGCTCCTGGAAAGAAGAAATCCCGCTTGAAGTTTGGAGAAGGGGAATCTGTGAAAACTGAAAAAACTTCTGTTGTCAAGAAAGCAGGAAGTGCAACTTCCGCAGCATTGCACCGTGAGATCAGCAAAAATGAAGATGATAATGCGGCGGTAGAAGGTGCCCATAAGTTAGAAGAAAGCGGCGAAGGTGTTTACCGGCTGGAACAGAGAAGTGCCAGACGCAGGAAACAGAGGGCATCCAGAAAAAGAAGCAGACTTGAAAGACAGGCAGAGAAACAGACACAGGCTGCAGCCCGTCAGGAGCAGAAGAAACTGAAAAAACAGATTCAGAAGCAACAGATCAAACGGGATTATGCCAAAGCGAAGAGAAGTGAACAGACAGTAGGAACAGCTACAAAAGGTACGATTGATTATATCAAGAAGATTGGCGGCAAAGTCACCAACTTCTTTAAAGAAAACCGGAAGGTGTATATCAGTGTAGCAGTTCTGATCGGATTGATGTTTCTGATCATAACGAATGTCACGTCTTGCTCTGCAGTGTTTTTACAAAATGTGATCACTTATACCGGAACCAGTTATCTGTCATCGGATCAGGCAATCCGGGAAGCGGAACTGTATTACACACAGCTGGAAGCTAATCTGCAGGAGCGGATCAACAACATGGAATCGGAAGAACCGGGGCATGATGAGTACCGCTATGATATTGGTCCGATAGAGCATGATCCGTTTATCCTGATCAGTTACCTGTCTGCAAAATATGAGGAGTTTACGTTTGAGCAGGTGAAGCCAGAACTGGATGCGTTGTTTGCAGAGCAATACCATCTGACTACTGAAGCAGTGAATGAGACTGTGACAGAGACTGCGACAGTAAGGGTTGGAGAATCTTTGGGACAGGTTGTTACCAGTGGCTATTGCAACTGCCCAATCTGTTGTGGTATTTGGAGCGGAGGACCGACTGCCAGTGGAGCATATCCAACTGCCAATCATACCTTAGCGGTAGATGCTTCCAATCCGTTTGTACCAATGGGAACAAAGGTAGTTATGAATGGTGTCGAATATACCGTAGAAGATACCGGAGCTTTCGCAAGATACGGTGTACAGTTTGATGTCTATTATGACAGTCATGCGGCAGCATCTGCACATGGACATCAAACATGGGAATGTTATCTGGCAGATGATAATGGAAGCAATGAAGTGGAAGTGACCAGGACAAGAGATGTAGATGTGCTGAATGTCACCTTAAATAGTGGAAACCTGATGTCAATCTGTCAGGACAGGTTGGGATTTTTCCAGAAAGAACTGTTCAGTGCCTACAACGATACAAAAGGCAACTTGCAGATGTTTGCAACACCGGTTGATTTTAACTGGTATTCCAGTGTGACCAGCTATTATGGATACAGGATTCATCCAATATCAGGAGCAAATCAGCTTCATAATGGTATGGATATCGGAGCACCGGAAGGGACAAAAGTAATGGCAGGGCTGACCGGAACGGTTACAACTTCTGCTTATAACGACAGCTATGGCAATTATGTTGTGATCAAGGACAGTAAAGGCTATGAACTGCGGTATGCACATTTAAGCAGCCGGAGTGTATCTGCAGGAGCATCCGTCACGAAAGGTGATGAGATAGGGCTTGTAGGAAATACTGGAAATTCTACAGGAAGCCATCTTCACATTGAACTTCTGAAAAATGGAGAGCGGTTAAACCCGATCTTTTATCTGGAAACAGGAGAAGGGGCAGGATTTGGCGGCAATGAATATACCAGTGAAGCAGCACAGCGTTTGTTAAATGAAGCAGCGAGATATCTTGGGACACCGTATGTGTGGGGTGGATATTCGCCAAGTGGATTTGACTGTTCTGGATTCGTAAGTTACTGCCTGACACATTCAGGTGTAAGGAATACAGGAAGATTAACGGCACAGGGATTGTATGACATTTGTACGCCGGTATCTCAGTCAGAAGCACAGCCAGGAGATCTGATCTTCTTTACAGGTACTTACGATGCAGGAGTTCCGGTAACGCATATCGGAATCTATGTGGGCAATGGTCAGATGATCCATTGTGGGCATCCGGTGCAGTATACGTCCATCAACTCTCCATACTGGCAGAGTCATTTCTATGGATTCGGACGATGGTAA
- the ltrA gene encoding group II intron reverse transcriptase/maturase: MDKLYEESCKGKSFHNLMHLITSENNILLAFRNIKNNKGSMTKGTDGKTITQYKGWSEEQFVKYFQNKFANYHPKSVRRTEIPKVGQPGKMRPLGIPCMDDRIIQQCIIQVLEPICEARFHAHSYGFRPNRSASHAIARAQSLMNVSKLHYVVDVDIKGFFDNVNHGKLLKQMWAMGIRDKSLICIIGKILKSEIKGIGRPDKGTPQGGIISPLLSNIVLNELDWWLSDQWETKSTRYPYTHSHKYEALKKSNLKEFFFVRYADDFKILCRDYKTAKKIFIAVKEWLWERLGLEISPEKSKITNVRKKKTDFLGFALYVTKKGKKYVSKSNISEKAKKTMKTKLKEQIKVIQHDTSPHQVSQLNSMILGMHNYYNSATGCSRDFREINFVVSKSLKHRLRVKTKKVKRIKNNKSLLPEKVPKSKTYQKFYGSYNGKPKVVAGVHIFPIYGCRFVSPRMFTREVNKYTPQGRQLIHKNLSTVQHLIQYLLEAKDYGKSVEYNDNRISLMAGQNGKCAITGEPLCIFDMECHHKKPQKLGGTDEYKNLMWVKADVHKLIHATEADTIAKYLDILKLDDKALKKVNSLRLSAGNLEIVANAN; the protein is encoded by the coding sequence ATGGATAAGCTATATGAAGAATCCTGCAAAGGAAAATCATTCCATAATCTAATGCACCTTATTACCAGTGAGAACAACATACTTTTAGCGTTCAGAAATATCAAAAACAACAAAGGCTCAATGACTAAGGGAACAGACGGCAAAACAATTACACAGTATAAAGGGTGGTCGGAAGAACAGTTTGTCAAATACTTTCAAAATAAATTTGCAAACTATCACCCCAAAAGTGTTCGCAGAACAGAAATTCCAAAGGTCGGACAGCCTGGTAAAATGCGTCCGTTAGGTATTCCCTGTATGGACGACAGGATTATACAGCAATGTATTATCCAAGTATTAGAACCGATATGTGAAGCAAGGTTTCATGCTCACAGTTATGGTTTTAGACCAAATAGGTCGGCAAGCCATGCCATTGCAAGGGCACAATCTCTGATGAATGTCAGCAAGCTGCACTATGTTGTAGATGTTGATATAAAGGGATTCTTTGACAATGTAAACCATGGCAAGCTGCTCAAGCAAATGTGGGCAATGGGCATACGGGACAAAAGTCTCATCTGCATAATCGGCAAAATACTGAAATCTGAGATTAAGGGAATTGGCAGACCAGATAAAGGAACGCCACAGGGCGGTATCATCAGCCCGTTGCTCTCAAACATTGTTCTGAACGAACTCGATTGGTGGTTGAGTGACCAATGGGAAACCAAAAGCACAAGATATCCCTATACGCACAGTCACAAATATGAAGCCTTGAAAAAGTCCAACCTCAAAGAATTTTTCTTCGTGCGTTACGCCGATGATTTTAAGATTCTCTGTAGAGATTACAAAACAGCAAAAAAGATATTCATTGCTGTAAAAGAATGGCTTTGGGAAAGACTGGGGCTTGAAATCAGTCCGGAAAAATCCAAAATCACAAATGTTCGCAAAAAGAAAACGGATTTTCTTGGCTTTGCATTGTATGTGACGAAAAAGGGTAAGAAGTATGTGTCTAAAAGTAATATTTCGGAAAAAGCGAAAAAGACAATGAAAACCAAGCTCAAAGAGCAAATCAAAGTAATTCAGCACGATACATCACCCCACCAAGTAAGCCAGCTTAATTCAATGATTCTTGGTATGCACAATTATTATAATTCCGCTACAGGGTGCAGTCGTGATTTTCGAGAAATCAATTTCGTTGTCAGCAAGAGCCTGAAGCATAGGCTTAGAGTGAAAACCAAAAAGGTTAAGCGAATTAAAAATAATAAATCGCTATTGCCTGAAAAAGTGCCAAAATCCAAAACGTATCAGAAATTCTATGGTAGTTATAACGGAAAGCCGAAAGTCGTGGCAGGTGTACATATCTTCCCGATTTATGGCTGTAGGTTTGTTTCTCCGAGAATGTTCACACGAGAGGTTAATAAATATACTCCACAAGGCAGACAGCTTATACACAAAAATCTGTCTACCGTTCAACACTTAATTCAGTATCTTTTGGAAGCAAAAGATTACGGAAAATCTGTGGAATACAATGATAATCGTATTTCACTTATGGCAGGACAAAATGGAAAATGTGCAATAACAGGAGAACCACTCTGTATATTTGACATGGAATGTCATCATAAAAAGCCCCAAAAGCTAGGTGGTACGGACGAATATAAAAACCTCATGTGGGTAAAAGCGGATGTACATAAACTTATCCATGCTACAGAAGCAGATACGATTGCAAAATATCTTGATATTCTCAAACTTGATGACAAGGCACTGAAAAAGGTTAATTCTTTAAGACTATCAGCAGGAAATTTAGAAATAGTAGCTAACGCAAACTAG
- a CDS encoding PrgI family protein: MAYVPVPKDLTKVKTKVALNLTKRQLIFFSLAAVAGIPFYLFMRKPIGSSIAAILMVTIMLPFFFMAMYEKDGLPFEKVVANIIRQKFICPAVRPYKTENFYQEISTLVKKEGVPDGKKDKAGGSAGASVPGGKKKPSGKKKQKKQKRKRTGKA; encoded by the coding sequence ATGGCGTATGTACCAGTACCCAAAGACCTTACAAAGGTCAAAACAAAAGTAGCGTTAAATCTGACAAAGCGGCAGCTGATTTTCTTTTCACTTGCCGCAGTTGCGGGAATTCCGTTTTATCTGTTCATGAGAAAACCAATCGGTTCCAGTATCGCAGCCATCCTGATGGTAACGATCATGCTTCCGTTTTTCTTCATGGCAATGTATGAAAAAGACGGTCTTCCCTTTGAAAAAGTGGTGGCAAATATCATTCGACAGAAGTTTATCTGTCCGGCAGTAAGACCATATAAGACAGAAAATTTTTATCAGGAGATTTCCACCCTTGTAAAAAAGGAGGGTGTGCCGGATGGCAAAAAAGACAAAGCAGGAGGCTCAGCAGGAGCGTCTGTCCCTGGCGGAAAAAAGAAACCGTCAGGAAAGAAGAAACAAAAAAAGCAGAAAAGAAAGAGAACAGGAAAAGCGTAG
- a CDS encoding CD0415/CD1112 family protein — protein sequence MNTIIERITEAIKDILIGLIKSCLDNMFTSVNEQVGTIAGQVGQTPQGWNAGIFNLIQNISQTVIVPIAGLIITFVLCYELITMVTQKNNFHEFETYNIFLWIFKAYVAIYLVTNTFNITMAVFDVGQHVVNNAAGVISGNTAVDASEAITRIVDALEDMELGDLFLLSMETLLISITMRILSIIITVILYGRMIEIYLYTSIAPIPFATMTNKEWGNIGNNYLKGLFALAFQGFFMMVCVGIYAVLVNAMTISSDLHAAMFSVAAYTVILAFSLFKTGSLSKSIFNAH from the coding sequence ATGAACACCATCATTGAGAGAATTACGGAAGCGATAAAGGATATCCTGATCGGGCTTATCAAGTCCTGTTTGGATAACATGTTCACGTCTGTCAATGAGCAGGTGGGAACCATAGCCGGGCAGGTGGGACAGACACCGCAGGGATGGAATGCCGGAATCTTCAATCTGATCCAGAACATTTCCCAAACGGTGATTGTCCCCATTGCGGGACTGATCATCACATTTGTCCTGTGCTATGAACTGATTACGATGGTAACGCAGAAAAACAATTTCCATGAATTTGAGACTTACAACATTTTCCTCTGGATCTTTAAGGCGTATGTAGCCATTTATCTGGTGACGAATACGTTCAATATCACGATGGCGGTCTTTGACGTTGGCCAGCATGTGGTCAACAATGCCGCCGGAGTAATTTCCGGAAACACAGCAGTGGACGCATCGGAAGCAATCACAAGGATTGTGGATGCACTGGAAGATATGGAACTGGGGGATTTGTTCTTGTTATCCATGGAAACGCTGCTGATCAGTATTACCATGCGGATTCTGTCGATCATTATAACCGTTATTTTATACGGAAGAATGATAGAGATTTACCTTTATACTTCCATAGCACCAATTCCGTTTGCCACCATGACCAATAAGGAATGGGGCAATATCGGAAACAACTATTTAAAAGGCTTGTTCGCACTGGCATTTCAGGGATTCTTCATGATGGTCTGTGTGGGAATTTATGCAGTTTTAGTAAATGCAATGACCATATCCAGTGACCTTCATGCAGCAATGTTTTCAGTAGCGGCTTATACCGTGATTCTTGCATTTTCATTATTCAAGACCGGAAGCCTTAGCAAATCAATATTCAATGCCCACTAA
- a CDS encoding Maff2 family protein, which translates to MAFFSSAITTLKTLVVAIGAGLGVWGVVNLLEGYGNDNPGAKSQGIKQLMAGAGIMLLGTTLIPQLATLFS; encoded by the coding sequence ATGGCATTTTTTAGCAGTGCAATTACAACTTTAAAAACTCTTGTAGTCGCAATCGGCGCAGGTCTTGGCGTGTGGGGTGTCGTAAACCTTCTGGAAGGATATGGAAACGACAATCCCGGTGCTAAGAGCCAGGGCATCAAACAGCTGATGGCTGGTGCCGGAATCATGCTGCTGGGAACTACCCTGATTCCACAGCTGGCAACATTGTTCTCTTAA
- a CDS encoding type IV secretory system conjugative DNA transfer family protein, producing MKKQIGKNLMQKWKNKIRVRLSALDKKKLVLTNIPYILTAFYTNRASFLYRNSLGEDIGNKLLYAMEHADRILTGLQPSFNWRDMLTGIVAAVILKLLVWQKQSDAKKLRKGIEYGSARWGNAEDIKPYMSEDPWMNIPLTATEALTMESRPKQPKYARNKNIVVIGGSGSGKTRFFVKPSVMQMNCSMVITDPKGTLIEECGKMLAKGPPKKDKNGNIMKDKSGKVVHEPYVIKVLNTINFSKSLHYNPFAYIRSEKDILKLVTTIIVNTKGEGEKASEDFWVKAEKLLYTALIAFIWYEGDEEEKNLNTLLDLLNESETREEDETYQNPVDMMFQELEERDPQHFAVRQYKKYKMAAGKTAKSILISCGARLAPFDIAELREIMSYDEMELDKIGDRKTALFLIMSDTDTTFNFVIAMLQSQLFNLLCDKADDEYGGRLPVHVRVIADEFANIGQIPQFDKLIATIRSREISASIILQSQSQLKAMYKDSADTILGNCDTTLFLGGKEKTTLKEMSELLGKETIDLYNTSETRSNQKSFGLNYQKTGKQLMTEDEIAVMDGGKCILQIRGARPFFSDKYDITKHKNYRLLADENEKNRYKVEKELNPQYTPKSEEEVEVIHVELSE from the coding sequence ATGAAAAAGCAAATCGGTAAAAATCTGATGCAAAAATGGAAGAATAAGATCAGGGTCAGGCTGTCCGCCCTGGATAAAAAGAAACTGGTTCTTACCAATATCCCATATATCTTAACTGCTTTTTATACAAATCGGGCATCATTTCTTTACAGAAACAGTCTGGGAGAAGATATTGGGAACAAGCTATTATATGCGATGGAACATGCAGACAGGATTCTTACTGGATTGCAGCCAAGTTTTAACTGGCGTGATATGCTGACAGGAATTGTAGCAGCTGTCATTCTGAAATTACTGGTATGGCAGAAACAGTCAGATGCAAAGAAACTCCGGAAAGGAATCGAGTATGGTTCAGCCAGATGGGGAAACGCTGAGGATATTAAACCTTATATGTCGGAAGATCCCTGGATGAATATTCCATTAACAGCAACAGAAGCATTGACTATGGAAAGTAGACCTAAACAGCCAAAGTATGCAAGAAATAAAAATATAGTGGTCATTGGCGGCAGTGGTTCCGGAAAAACTCGATTTTTCGTTAAGCCGTCAGTCATGCAGATGAACTGTTCCATGGTCATTACAGATCCGAAAGGCACTCTGATCGAGGAGTGCGGGAAGATGTTAGCAAAGGGACCACCTAAGAAAGATAAGAATGGAAATATTATGAAAGATAAATCAGGAAAAGTGGTACACGAACCATATGTGATTAAGGTTCTGAATACTATCAACTTTTCCAAATCGCTTCATTACAATCCATTTGCTTATATACGGTCTGAAAAAGATATCCTGAAGCTGGTTACAACAATTATTGTTAATACCAAAGGCGAAGGGGAAAAAGCTTCCGAAGATTTTTGGGTGAAAGCAGAGAAGCTGTTGTACACGGCATTGATTGCTTTTATCTGGTATGAAGGAGATGAAGAGGAAAAGAATCTGAATACCCTTCTGGATCTTTTGAATGAAAGCGAAACCCGTGAAGAGGATGAAACTTACCAGAATCCAGTGGATATGATGTTCCAGGAACTGGAAGAAAGAGATCCGCAGCACTTTGCGGTCAGACAGTATAAAAAATACAAAATGGCGGCTGGCAAAACAGCCAAAAGTATTCTTATTTCCTGTGGTGCGAGGCTGGCACCATTTGATATAGCAGAACTTCGTGAGATCATGTCTTATGATGAAATGGAACTGGATAAGATTGGGGACAGGAAGACAGCCTTGTTTTTGATTATGTCCGATACAGATACAACCTTTAACTTTGTGATTGCCATGTTACAGTCACAGCTTTTCAATCTGCTTTGTGACAAAGCAGATGATGAATATGGTGGAAGACTGCCAGTTCATGTGCGTGTCATTGCTGATGAGTTTGCCAATATTGGACAAATTCCTCAGTTTGACAAGCTGATTGCAACCATCCGAAGCAGGGAAATCTCTGCTTCTATTATTTTGCAGTCACAGAGTCAGCTAAAGGCAATGTATAAGGATAGTGCAGATACTATTCTGGGTAACTGTGATACCACACTATTTCTTGGAGGAAAAGAGAAAACTACCTTAAAGGAAATGAGCGAGCTTCTGGGTAAGGAAACCATTGACCTGTATAACACTTCGGAGACGAGGAGTAATCAGAAGTCTTTTGGATTGAATTACCAGAAAACAGGTAAACAGCTGATGACTGAAGATGAGATTGCAGTCATGGATGGAGGAAAATGTATCCTGCAGATCCGTGGTGCCAGACCATTTTTCTCGGACAAATATGATATCACGAAACACAAAAACTATCGGCTTCTTGCAGATGAAAACGAGAAGAACCGGTACAAAGTTGAGAAAGAGTTAAATCCGCAGTATACACCGAAATCTGAAGAAGAGGTGGAAGTAATTCATGTAGAACTGTCGGAGTAA
- a CDS encoding PcfB family protein translates to MQEEVTQKTVTFCIRTTKVTADLLKKVLAAYLRHQKQKSVEKKAKKNQPKQGKVTVKELAKQNAGMVNIEITNKNIKSFERYARKYGINYALKKDKSKDPPMYLVFFKGRDQDALNAAFREFSQKQIQKANKPSIHKRLATYRAMMPKKSKDKVKNRHQEQSR, encoded by the coding sequence ATGCAGGAAGAGGTAACTCAGAAAACGGTCACGTTCTGCATTCGGACTACCAAAGTAACAGCAGATTTATTGAAAAAGGTTCTTGCTGCTTATCTGCGTCATCAGAAGCAGAAATCGGTAGAGAAGAAAGCGAAGAAGAATCAGCCGAAACAGGGAAAGGTCACGGTAAAAGAGCTGGCAAAACAAAATGCCGGGATGGTCAATATCGAGATCACAAATAAGAATATCAAGTCCTTTGAACGTTATGCCAGAAAATACGGGATCAATTATGCTTTGAAAAAAGATAAGAGTAAAGATCCACCGATGTATCTGGTGTTTTTTAAAGGACGTGATCAGGATGCCCTCAATGCTGCTTTCCGTGAGTTTTCCCAGAAACAGATTCAAAAAGCGAATAAGCCTTCTATTCACAAGCGTCTTGCAACTTACAGAGCAATGATGCCAAAGAAATCGAAGGACAAAGTAAAGAACCGGCATCAGGAGCAGAGCCGATGA